A region of Myxococcus stipitatus DSM 14675 DNA encodes the following proteins:
- a CDS encoding CotH kinase family protein, translated as MTRKRESRLGALGLVLVACLWAPRGSAAESTRAALTIDAMDNAQHILRGGFPVDAGVDRVELYEGSVLLGEAQLEAEGRWSIPWAPGEGSVFLEAVAHLSTGTELRTRLDFQHLRFSTPARLYSAEALLTLPVEPGTTTHYTLDGTAPGPSSPVYTVPLVLLSRRGQPAPLSLVPTNPAEAPESWRWMPPAATPVLGTVVRLQRFSGATPVGAGEARTYLVQEPVYSLPVLSLVTNAENFFGYDQGIYVPGRIYDETPHWPDYWGPGNYRQDGEAWERPVHVEWFEATGAPVFAQNAGVRIHGSGSASLPQKSLRLYAKAEYGPEWFPANFFPNHPFRGLKRLLVRASGQDQMGSRIKDCVLPELLHQTQLETQPCRPTVVFLNGEYWGLHEIRERLDEYTLASHYGLNRKKIVILEGPGNLDTGEAGDVTPYAELLAYVRTHDLAVPEHFAYVEARIDVENFIDYHIAQVYFGNDDWPQNNLKYWRYRGGENTPGTGAGDGRWRWLLYDLDYAFMLGPEANSLGRLLHDTRLGEPFVVLFRSLMKSPIFRERFITRFHWHLDNTFTTERVLAVLDAGAARLAPEIPEHISRWGYPQSEAYWQWVIDRLRDVAHRRPVALRRFLQREGLDLPRGDGTGRPAIHPPANTPPPGKR; from the coding sequence GTGACTCGAAAGCGGGAGTCGAGGTTGGGGGCGCTCGGGCTGGTGCTCGTCGCCTGCCTCTGGGCGCCAAGGGGCTCCGCGGCGGAGTCGACGCGGGCCGCGCTCACCATCGATGCGATGGACAACGCGCAACACATCCTCCGGGGAGGCTTCCCGGTGGATGCGGGGGTGGACCGGGTCGAGCTCTATGAGGGCTCCGTGTTGCTCGGGGAGGCGCAGCTGGAGGCGGAGGGGCGGTGGAGCATTCCCTGGGCGCCGGGGGAGGGGAGTGTGTTCCTGGAAGCCGTCGCGCATCTGTCGACGGGGACGGAGCTGCGCACCCGGCTCGACTTCCAGCACCTGCGCTTCAGCACGCCCGCGCGACTGTATTCCGCCGAGGCGCTGCTGACGTTGCCCGTGGAGCCGGGCACCACGACACACTACACGTTGGACGGCACGGCGCCGGGGCCGTCGTCGCCCGTCTACACCGTGCCCCTGGTGTTGCTGAGCCGACGAGGGCAGCCCGCGCCGCTGAGTCTCGTTCCGACGAATCCCGCGGAGGCCCCCGAGTCGTGGAGGTGGATGCCGCCCGCGGCGACCCCCGTGCTCGGGACGGTGGTCCGGCTCCAGCGCTTCTCGGGAGCAACCCCCGTGGGCGCCGGTGAAGCGCGCACCTATCTCGTCCAAGAGCCCGTCTATTCGCTGCCCGTCCTCTCCCTGGTGACGAACGCGGAGAACTTCTTCGGGTACGACCAGGGCATCTATGTCCCGGGGCGCATCTACGACGAGACGCCTCACTGGCCCGACTACTGGGGGCCCGGCAATTACAGGCAGGATGGGGAGGCGTGGGAGCGGCCCGTCCACGTCGAGTGGTTCGAGGCGACGGGGGCGCCGGTGTTCGCACAGAACGCGGGGGTGCGCATCCACGGCTCCGGCAGCGCGTCGTTGCCGCAGAAGAGCCTGCGGTTGTATGCGAAAGCGGAGTACGGCCCGGAGTGGTTCCCGGCGAACTTCTTCCCCAACCACCCGTTCCGAGGCCTCAAGCGACTGCTCGTCCGGGCCTCGGGCCAGGACCAGATGGGCTCCCGAATCAAGGACTGTGTCCTCCCGGAGCTCTTGCACCAGACGCAGCTGGAAACCCAGCCCTGTCGCCCCACGGTGGTGTTCCTCAACGGTGAGTACTGGGGCCTGCATGAGATTCGGGAGCGGCTCGACGAGTACACCCTGGCGAGCCACTACGGGCTGAACCGGAAGAAGATCGTCATCCTGGAGGGGCCTGGGAACCTCGACACGGGCGAGGCCGGGGACGTCACCCCCTACGCGGAGCTGCTGGCCTATGTCCGGACGCACGACCTCGCGGTCCCCGAGCACTTCGCGTACGTCGAGGCGCGCATCGATGTGGAGAACTTCATCGACTACCACATCGCGCAGGTCTACTTCGGCAACGACGACTGGCCCCAGAACAACCTCAAGTACTGGCGCTATCGCGGCGGCGAGAACACCCCGGGCACGGGCGCGGGGGATGGCCGCTGGAGGTGGCTGCTGTACGACCTGGACTACGCGTTCATGCTGGGGCCGGAGGCCAACTCCCTGGGACGGCTCCTGCACGACACGCGGCTGGGGGAGCCCTTTGTCGTGCTCTTCCGCAGCCTCATGAAGTCTCCCATCTTCCGGGAGCGGTTCATCACGCGGTTCCACTGGCACCTGGACAATACGTTCACGACCGAGCGGGTGCTCGCGGTGCTGGATGCCGGGGCGGCGCGGCTGGCCCCGGAGATTCCTGAGCACATCTCGAGGTGGGGCTATCCGCAGTCGGAGGCGTACTGGCAATGGGTGATAGACCGCCTGCGAGACGTCGCGCACCGACGGCCCGTGGCGCTGCGCCGGTTCCTGCAACGAGAGGGGCTGGAC
- the opgC gene encoding OpgC domain-containing protein, producing MRSGDAAVPSAPRRPELDALRGLLLVLMTLTHLPTRLNAYSSQPFGFVSAAEGFVFLSAFLVGGAHAKAWDTPGRLWRSLRGRALEVYTHHVGLLLFAFTVIGTVGWASHRPAVLNLLDFYHQEPVTALWSSLALLYCPPLLDILPLYVVLLVLTPVLLLAAREAGWAKVVCLSGLVWLWAQLGLKQMLYAGLGKVAWVPVKMGHSGAFDLFAWQFLWVVGVWRGSLRARGHVSGWTGSRVLLGGVWGLVLLFLLARYAWPSVPFLVDHPALLDKWTLGPLRLVNFLALALLADRGAPRVYGWLRPRVLVLLGSASLPVFSVHLVLCLSSLALINENEAPLDSLEEVAVLVVTFASMLLVALRHQRRGSVS from the coding sequence GTGAGGAGCGGGGACGCCGCCGTCCCTTCGGCGCCGCGCAGGCCGGAGCTGGATGCCCTGCGAGGGCTGCTCCTCGTGTTGATGACGCTGACGCATCTGCCCACCCGGCTGAATGCCTACAGCAGCCAGCCCTTCGGCTTCGTCTCGGCCGCCGAGGGCTTCGTGTTCCTGTCGGCGTTCCTGGTGGGCGGGGCTCACGCGAAGGCGTGGGACACGCCGGGGCGGCTCTGGCGGAGCCTGCGGGGCCGAGCGCTCGAGGTCTACACGCACCACGTGGGGCTGCTGCTCTTCGCCTTCACGGTCATCGGCACGGTGGGCTGGGCCTCGCACCGTCCCGCGGTGCTCAACCTGCTCGACTTCTATCACCAGGAGCCCGTCACCGCGCTGTGGAGCAGCCTCGCGTTGCTCTACTGTCCACCGCTGCTCGACATCCTGCCGTTGTACGTGGTGCTGCTGGTCCTGACCCCGGTGCTGTTGCTCGCGGCGAGGGAGGCGGGCTGGGCGAAGGTGGTGTGTCTCAGTGGCCTGGTCTGGCTCTGGGCCCAGCTGGGACTCAAGCAGATGCTGTACGCCGGGCTGGGGAAGGTCGCGTGGGTCCCTGTGAAGATGGGGCACTCGGGGGCATTCGATTTGTTCGCCTGGCAATTCCTGTGGGTGGTGGGCGTGTGGCGGGGGAGCCTTCGGGCACGGGGGCATGTCTCGGGGTGGACGGGCTCTCGCGTGCTGCTGGGAGGTGTCTGGGGGCTGGTGCTGCTGTTCCTGCTGGCGCGGTATGCGTGGCCGTCCGTTCCCTTCCTGGTGGACCATCCCGCGCTGCTCGACAAGTGGACGCTGGGGCCGCTGCGCCTGGTGAACTTCCTGGCGCTGGCCCTGCTCGCGGACAGGGGCGCGCCGCGGGTCTACGGATGGCTGAGGCCGAGGGTGCTCGTGCTGCTGGGCAGTGCGTCGCTGCCGGTCTTCAGCGTCCACCTGGTGCTGTGTCTCTCGAGCCTCGCGCTCATCAACGAGAACGAGGCTCCGCTGGACAGCCTGGAGGAGGTGGCCGTCCTGGTGGTGACGTTCGCCAGCATGCTGCTCGTGGCCCTGCGTCACCAGCGCCGCGGCTCCGTCTCCTGA
- a CDS encoding CotH kinase family protein: MLVSSLFPLGVSGRRAGVLALLVWALVACRRAPEVSSDEVGEESSPAVLTIDAMDNEQHVLRGGFSVEAGVFRVELYEGSVLLGEALLEEGRWSIPWQPGVGSEFLEVVAYAMAGTEIRTRLDFQRLSFTEPEGLYAAEALLALPTEPDITTRYTLDGTAPGPSSPVYTTPLVLLNKRGQPAPLSLIPTNPDTSPETWRWKPPATPPVLATVVRLQRFSGETPVGPAEARTYLIGQGATSLPVLSLVTDAEHFFGHDQGIYVPGRMHDPSPEGTAGWGTGNYMQDGKEWERPVHVEWFEETGAPVFAQNAGVRIHGSGSAALPQKSLRLYAKEDYGPESFQADFFPGHPLRDFKRLLVRTSGQDQQNSKLKDCVLQGLLRETRLALQACRPTVVFLNGEYWGLHEVRERYDEYSLASHHGLNRKKVVILEGDGLLDTGEAEDAIPYAELLAYVREHDLSVPEHFAHVEARIDVEDFIDYHVAQLYFGNEDWPENNIKFWRHRGGSATPGAGDGRWRWLMYDLDAAFARGAEANSLGRLLRDERMAEPFVVLFRGLMTSPGFRERFVARFHWHLDNTFAPERVLARLDATVELLAPEMPQHIARWRYPESEASWRDEVQRLRDTLARRPEVMRRLLQEELGSP, from the coding sequence ATGCTCGTGTCTTCTCTGTTCCCTCTTGGCGTGTCGGGGCGCCGCGCGGGGGTGCTCGCGTTGCTCGTGTGGGCGCTCGTCGCCTGTCGCCGTGCCCCCGAGGTGTCCTCGGATGAAGTGGGGGAGGAGTCCTCGCCAGCGGTCCTCACCATCGACGCGATGGACAACGAGCAGCACGTCCTGCGCGGAGGCTTCTCGGTGGAAGCCGGCGTGTTCCGGGTGGAGCTCTACGAGGGCTCCGTGTTGCTCGGCGAGGCCTTGCTGGAGGAGGGCCGCTGGAGCATCCCATGGCAGCCGGGCGTGGGGAGCGAGTTCCTGGAGGTCGTCGCGTACGCGATGGCGGGGACGGAGATTCGCACGCGGCTCGACTTCCAGCGCCTGAGCTTCACCGAGCCCGAGGGCCTGTATGCCGCCGAGGCGCTGTTGGCGCTCCCCACCGAGCCCGACATCACCACGCGCTACACGTTGGATGGCACGGCGCCGGGGCCCTCGTCGCCTGTCTACACCACGCCCCTGGTGTTGCTGAACAAGCGAGGACAGCCCGCGCCGCTGAGCCTCATCCCGACGAATCCAGACACATCTCCCGAGACCTGGAGATGGAAGCCGCCCGCCACGCCGCCCGTGCTCGCGACGGTGGTGCGGCTCCAGCGCTTCTCGGGAGAGACGCCCGTGGGGCCCGCGGAGGCGCGCACCTATCTCATCGGCCAGGGCGCCACGTCGCTGCCCGTCCTCTCGCTGGTGACGGATGCGGAGCACTTCTTCGGGCATGACCAGGGCATCTACGTCCCGGGCCGCATGCATGACCCGTCCCCGGAGGGGACGGCGGGGTGGGGCACCGGCAATTACATGCAGGATGGGAAGGAGTGGGAGCGCCCCGTCCACGTCGAGTGGTTCGAGGAGACAGGTGCGCCTGTGTTCGCGCAGAACGCGGGAGTGCGCATCCATGGCTCGGGGAGCGCCGCGCTGCCGCAGAAGAGTCTGCGATTGTATGCGAAGGAGGACTATGGCCCGGAGTCCTTCCAGGCGGACTTCTTCCCCGGCCACCCGCTCCGGGACTTCAAGCGGCTGCTGGTCCGCACCTCGGGGCAGGACCAACAGAACAGCAAGCTCAAGGACTGCGTCCTCCAGGGACTCCTGCGCGAGACACGCCTGGCCCTCCAGGCCTGTCGCCCCACGGTGGTGTTCCTCAATGGGGAGTACTGGGGCCTGCATGAGGTTCGGGAGCGGTATGACGAGTACTCCCTCGCGAGCCATCACGGGCTGAACCGCAAGAAGGTCGTCATCCTGGAAGGGGACGGTCTCCTCGACACGGGAGAGGCCGAGGACGCCATCCCCTACGCGGAGCTGCTGGCCTATGTCCGGGAGCACGACCTCTCCGTGCCGGAGCACTTCGCGCACGTCGAGGCGCGCATCGACGTGGAGGACTTCATCGACTACCACGTCGCGCAGCTCTACTTCGGCAACGAGGACTGGCCCGAGAACAACATCAAGTTCTGGCGCCATCGCGGAGGCTCGGCGACTCCCGGCGCGGGCGACGGCCGGTGGCGCTGGTTGATGTATGACCTGGACGCCGCGTTCGCGAGAGGGGCCGAGGCCAACTCCCTGGGCCGGCTGCTGCGCGACGAGCGGATGGCGGAGCCCTTTGTCGTGCTGTTCCGCGGCCTGATGACGTCGCCCGGGTTCCGCGAGCGATTCGTCGCGCGGTTCCACTGGCACCTGGACAACACGTTCGCTCCGGAGCGGGTGCTCGCGCGGCTGGATGCCACGGTGGAGTTGCTGGCGCCGGAGATGCCGCAGCACATCGCGCGGTGGCGGTATCCGGAGTCCGAGGCGTCCTGGCGAGACGAAGTCCAGCGCCTGCGTGACACCCTGGCGCGCCGGCCGGAGGTGATGCGCCGGTTGCTTCAAGAGGAGCTGGGCTCACCGTGA
- a CDS encoding peptidoglycan-binding protein, which translates to MRVDGSPRATQTSSSEGATETARTETETNHHQVEEQDASGSEGFDSTSSFEDDGGSVRREKLQPPPPPPPPPPEEEEPLPLPRKDLKRGDSGPEVQQLQDALVELGYLTEAQAATGPGEFGPKTQAALEQFQADQGVTPNGQYAGATREAMSQALSQQKAGGGTQRPAMTAEAAFITQFTSEYNPTGPRGSTNCGPASLAMSLAYTGHMPGGLTKEQQVDYARALMSPRRESEFTYVKSSDGTRVPQLDRDRELTGGTMVGDGIQGAGLGARYGQGWDALDKQLASGNPVIANGKTNAAWREQFPERMGSGDIGHLNAILGKTQDGKYLVADPLHTGGPVAMTRAQLSVFFSPTGGQPSFTALEGASKGKGGAANAGARAGAGATEALNRLLEQPRADRPVPEPDLLTPRSGVGAVSISVAGASDVKTRALQDAKTLEGTLQNSLEKGALQFEQFIASNPDPAYQEAFVRAAEPSLAKMGQLFAGVSPETNRKLHPPAGQRGVDPKDSVAMQKVVDAEIRIEHQTYYALARATELMKDPAAGMVGKAFTRDAPPTLVNMSMTSAVRTAVNFGIGTKLAFDIERSLNRTEVIPPNHTGPTMGTARAQLHETLWSSIDALRGRFAEAAGKSEQHQKKLTALLGGPAAILTPDQQKEFIGAFMREGSVQKDLADHEQLGKLLASAAPDGVPTGSDDARVGALVRELPRLADTKAGAAFLAEQLTAKAENKPLLLDVVGKLKDGKDLHEKLAVALVKSAGSGAILAAGNKAPGAAQKIFDGLTRFSDLFGMKQDDMKSYVRLLRDIKPGSSEADVRKTTESLRSLLEDQETGLPFSADTPRGQALRGLGLLITGTAFAGDATGWKQADLAAKLKIVGDGLSVGADGATLVTGVLGKTATWATSVTALGKLSGVGAMLGAVGDAIQSLQFLREGDGWKATASGAQAIGGAMMAGAALFGAAPGFQILGAALFLGGLAAKYLDPEQERIREQQVKLLTASGMDETLAKNLIALGPDLLDTRLRQGAGMSPEQVQKFVADNPALAKEPLHLDSLAQAASAMKMKGADFQQFFERLAKERGVDVATLGHELHARFFGRPPSSGFGGGEVYLSAGHEFRAWVEANHPDVAAWAKQHETR; encoded by the coding sequence ATGCGTGTCGATGGCTCGCCACGTGCCACCCAGACCAGCTCGTCCGAAGGCGCGACTGAAACAGCCCGGACCGAGACGGAAACCAACCACCATCAGGTCGAGGAACAGGACGCTTCGGGTTCCGAAGGGTTCGACTCGACGTCCTCCTTCGAGGATGACGGAGGCTCGGTCCGCCGAGAGAAGCTCCAGCCTCCGCCCCCACCTCCTCCTCCACCTCCCGAGGAAGAGGAGCCGCTTCCCCTCCCGCGCAAGGACCTGAAGCGCGGCGACTCCGGGCCCGAGGTGCAGCAACTCCAGGACGCGCTCGTGGAGCTGGGCTACCTCACCGAGGCGCAGGCCGCCACGGGCCCGGGAGAGTTCGGTCCCAAGACGCAGGCCGCGCTGGAGCAGTTCCAGGCCGACCAGGGCGTCACGCCGAACGGGCAGTACGCGGGCGCCACGCGCGAGGCGATGAGCCAGGCGCTGTCCCAGCAGAAGGCGGGCGGCGGCACCCAGCGCCCCGCGATGACCGCGGAGGCCGCGTTCATCACCCAGTTCACCTCCGAGTACAACCCGACGGGCCCGCGCGGCAGCACCAACTGCGGCCCGGCGAGCCTCGCCATGTCGCTGGCGTACACCGGCCACATGCCGGGCGGGCTCACCAAGGAGCAGCAGGTCGACTACGCACGCGCGCTGATGAGCCCGCGTCGCGAGTCCGAGTTCACCTACGTGAAGTCCTCCGACGGCACCCGTGTCCCGCAGCTCGACCGGGACCGGGAGCTGACGGGCGGCACCATGGTGGGCGACGGCATCCAAGGCGCGGGGCTCGGCGCGCGCTATGGCCAGGGCTGGGACGCACTGGACAAGCAGCTCGCCTCTGGCAACCCCGTCATCGCCAATGGCAAGACGAACGCGGCCTGGCGTGAGCAGTTCCCCGAGCGCATGGGCTCGGGCGACATCGGCCACCTCAACGCCATCCTGGGGAAGACGCAGGACGGCAAGTACCTGGTCGCGGACCCGCTGCACACCGGCGGCCCGGTGGCGATGACCCGCGCGCAGCTCAGCGTCTTCTTCTCGCCCACCGGAGGACAGCCCTCGTTCACCGCGCTGGAGGGCGCATCGAAGGGCAAGGGCGGCGCGGCCAACGCCGGGGCTCGCGCGGGTGCGGGCGCCACCGAGGCCCTGAACCGCCTGCTCGAGCAGCCCCGCGCCGACCGCCCCGTTCCCGAGCCCGACCTGCTCACGCCGCGCTCCGGCGTGGGCGCCGTCAGCATCAGCGTCGCGGGCGCCTCGGACGTGAAGACGCGCGCGCTCCAGGACGCGAAGACGCTGGAGGGGACGCTCCAGAACAGCCTGGAGAAGGGCGCGCTCCAGTTCGAGCAGTTCATCGCCAGCAACCCGGACCCGGCCTACCAGGAGGCCTTCGTCCGCGCCGCGGAGCCCTCGCTCGCGAAGATGGGGCAGCTCTTCGCCGGAGTGTCGCCGGAGACGAACCGCAAGCTGCACCCGCCCGCGGGCCAGCGCGGAGTCGACCCGAAGGACTCCGTGGCGATGCAGAAGGTGGTCGACGCGGAGATTCGCATCGAGCACCAGACGTACTACGCGCTCGCGCGCGCCACGGAGCTGATGAAGGACCCGGCCGCGGGGATGGTGGGCAAGGCCTTCACCCGCGACGCGCCCCCCACCCTCGTCAACATGTCGATGACGAGCGCGGTGCGCACCGCCGTCAACTTCGGCATCGGCACGAAGCTGGCGTTCGACATCGAGCGCTCCCTCAACCGCACGGAGGTCATTCCTCCCAACCACACCGGTCCCACGATGGGGACCGCGCGCGCGCAGCTCCACGAGACGCTGTGGAGCAGCATCGACGCGCTCCGAGGCCGGTTCGCCGAGGCGGCGGGGAAGTCGGAGCAGCACCAGAAGAAGCTCACCGCCCTGCTCGGGGGCCCCGCGGCCATCCTCACGCCGGACCAGCAGAAGGAGTTCATCGGCGCGTTCATGCGCGAGGGCTCCGTCCAGAAGGACCTCGCGGACCACGAGCAGTTGGGCAAGCTGCTCGCCAGCGCCGCGCCGGATGGCGTGCCCACCGGCTCGGATGACGCGCGCGTCGGAGCGCTGGTGCGCGAGCTGCCCCGGCTGGCGGACACGAAGGCCGGCGCCGCGTTCCTGGCCGAGCAGCTCACCGCCAAGGCGGAGAACAAGCCGCTCCTCCTGGACGTCGTGGGCAAGCTGAAGGACGGCAAGGACCTGCACGAGAAGCTGGCCGTCGCGCTGGTGAAGAGCGCGGGCAGCGGCGCCATCCTCGCCGCCGGCAACAAGGCCCCGGGCGCGGCCCAGAAGATCTTCGACGGGCTCACGCGCTTCTCGGACCTGTTCGGGATGAAGCAGGACGACATGAAGTCCTATGTCCGGCTCCTGCGCGACATCAAGCCCGGCTCCTCGGAGGCGGACGTCCGCAAGACGACCGAGTCCCTGCGCTCGCTGCTCGAGGACCAGGAGACGGGCCTGCCCTTCAGCGCGGACACGCCTCGCGGACAGGCCCTGCGCGGCCTGGGCCTGCTCATCACCGGCACCGCGTTCGCGGGAGACGCCACGGGCTGGAAGCAGGCGGACCTGGCCGCGAAGCTCAAGATTGTCGGCGATGGGCTCAGCGTCGGCGCGGATGGCGCCACGCTCGTCACGGGCGTGCTCGGCAAGACGGCGACGTGGGCCACTTCCGTCACGGCGCTCGGCAAGCTGTCTGGCGTGGGCGCCATGCTGGGCGCGGTGGGTGACGCGATCCAGAGCCTCCAGTTCCTGCGCGAGGGCGACGGGTGGAAGGCCACGGCCTCCGGCGCGCAGGCCATTGGTGGCGCGATGATGGCGGGCGCGGCGCTGTTCGGCGCGGCGCCGGGCTTCCAGATTCTCGGCGCGGCCCTCTTCCTGGGAGGACTGGCCGCCAAGTACCTGGACCCGGAGCAGGAGCGCATCCGCGAGCAGCAGGTGAAGCTGCTCACCGCGAGCGGCATGGATGAGACGCTCGCGAAGAACCTCATCGCGCTGGGGCCGGACCTGCTCGACACGCGGCTGCGCCAGGGCGCGGGCATGTCCCCCGAGCAGGTGCAGAAGTTCGTCGCCGACAACCCGGCGCTGGCGAAGGAGCCGCTGCACCTGGACAGCCTGGCCCAGGCCGCGAGCGCCATGAAGATGAAGGGCGCGGACTTCCAGCAGTTCTTCGAGCGGCTCGCGAAGGAGCGCGGCGTCGACGTGGCCACGCTGGGACATGAGCTGCACGCGCGCTTCTTCGGGCGTCCGCCCTCCAGCGGCTTCGGCGGAGGTGAAGTGTACCTGTCCGCCGGGCACGAGTTCCGCGCCTGGGTGGAGGCGAACCACCCGGACGTCGCCGCCTGGGCGAAGCAGCACGAGACGCGCTGA
- the nrfH gene encoding cytochrome c nitrite reductase small subunit — translation MFSATRTFLFVFLGVALGVAVGLGGFTFVYAKGASYLQDDPAACANCHIMNEQYDGWRKSSHHAVATCNDCHTPPGLIPKYATKASNGFWHSYYFTTGTFPDPIRLRPGNRAVTERACRKCHGEIVEAIETPPAGHAQVAPGEALQCLTCHNSVGHPEGSGNPALIRQEISR, via the coding sequence GTGTTCTCTGCCACCCGCACCTTCCTGTTCGTGTTCCTCGGGGTGGCCCTGGGTGTGGCGGTGGGCCTGGGGGGCTTCACCTTCGTGTATGCGAAGGGCGCGTCGTACCTGCAAGACGACCCGGCCGCCTGCGCCAACTGCCACATCATGAATGAGCAGTACGACGGCTGGCGCAAGAGCAGCCACCACGCGGTGGCCACTTGCAATGACTGTCACACGCCGCCGGGGCTGATTCCCAAGTACGCCACGAAGGCCAGCAACGGCTTCTGGCACTCCTACTACTTCACCACGGGCACCTTCCCGGACCCCATCCGCCTGCGCCCGGGCAACCGCGCGGTGACGGAGCGCGCGTGCCGCAAGTGCCACGGCGAGATTGTCGAAGCCATCGAGACGCCGCCCGCGGGCCATGCCCAGGTGGCCCCCGGTGAAGCGCTCCAGTGCCTCACCTGCCACAACTCCGTGGGCCATCCCGAAGGCTCGGGCAACCCCGCGCTCATCCGTCAGGAGATTTCACGATGA
- a CDS encoding dienelactone hydrolase family protein yields MRRHLGLWVAVGLLAGCVRSGPRDVSREPSLTGAVSEAEFKALHVLRTEVPPAPRGQALEVAGMKAYLSLPPDAKGPLPAVLVIHEWWGLNAHMRHWADRLAASGYAALAVDLYGGEVATTGDRALALLRAVDPARATQALKAAHAFLQEDPRIRAPRTGTLGWCFGGSWALRTAMAIPELDAAVLYYANPVVTDAEALAPIQASVLGIFAARDEVIPPEKPRALREALAAAGVRHRIVEFDGLHGFANPSNEDYVEASAAAAWAETSRFFESHLRP; encoded by the coding sequence ATGCGTCGTCACCTGGGGCTGTGGGTCGCGGTGGGGCTGTTGGCTGGCTGTGTCCGAAGCGGGCCGCGGGACGTGAGTCGGGAGCCCTCGCTCACGGGCGCCGTCTCCGAGGCCGAGTTCAAGGCCCTGCACGTGCTGCGCACCGAGGTGCCGCCCGCGCCTCGGGGACAGGCGCTGGAGGTCGCTGGGATGAAGGCGTACCTGAGCCTGCCGCCCGACGCGAAGGGGCCGCTGCCCGCGGTGCTGGTCATCCACGAGTGGTGGGGGCTCAATGCGCACATGCGCCACTGGGCGGACCGCCTGGCGGCCAGTGGCTACGCGGCGCTGGCGGTGGACCTGTACGGCGGCGAGGTGGCCACCACGGGAGACCGGGCCCTCGCGTTGCTGCGCGCGGTGGACCCGGCCCGAGCGACCCAGGCGCTGAAGGCGGCGCATGCGTTCCTGCAAGAGGACCCGCGCATCCGCGCCCCGCGCACGGGCACCCTGGGGTGGTGCTTCGGCGGGAGCTGGGCGCTGCGGACGGCCATGGCGATTCCAGAGCTGGACGCGGCGGTCCTGTACTACGCGAACCCGGTGGTGACGGACGCGGAGGCGCTGGCCCCCATCCAGGCCTCGGTGCTGGGCATCTTCGCGGCCCGCGACGAGGTGATTCCCCCCGAGAAGCCCCGAGCGCTGCGAGAGGCCCTGGCGGCGGCGGGGGTGCGCCACCGCATCGTGGAGTTCGACGGGCTGCACGGCTTCGCGAACCCCTCCAACGAGGACTACGTCGAGGCCTCCGCCGCCGCGGCCTGGGCGGAGACCTCCCGGTTCTTCGAGAGCCACCTGAGGCCCTGA
- a CDS encoding TIGR02996 domain-containing protein translates to MSDYQALLAKVVEDPASDAARLACAEVLQASDPARAELIRVQVALPGRMDPARRLDLKRRERALMDSHGRGWFKPLLAASVQEPSYRRGFIEELTLPEESLATHGADLFAREPVSRLTVGTRDGAGLALALEQPWFSQVRWLRLRGAGVDAATRALASATRVGRLPSLVLVGAGDLSVAELASSRALTALRSVSLSSSHLSDASMGLLAKAELPWERLYLSGSGLSDEGVALLAKAKGLGALQWLALNRNEIGDDAAVALAKSKGLASLERLELSRTEVSEEGALAFRSTKALPKLRRLELLDIGFDPDVMAPLVKRLGQGLLF, encoded by the coding sequence ATGAGCGACTATCAAGCCCTGCTCGCGAAAGTCGTGGAGGACCCCGCCAGCGACGCGGCGAGGCTGGCGTGCGCGGAGGTGCTGCAGGCCAGCGACCCCGCGCGCGCGGAGCTCATCCGGGTGCAGGTCGCGCTGCCGGGCCGGATGGACCCGGCGCGGAGGCTCGACCTCAAGCGTCGTGAGCGGGCGCTGATGGACTCGCACGGCCGAGGCTGGTTCAAGCCGCTGCTCGCCGCGAGCGTGCAGGAGCCGTCCTATCGCCGAGGCTTCATCGAGGAGCTGACGCTGCCGGAGGAGTCGCTCGCGACGCACGGGGCGGACCTGTTCGCGCGCGAGCCCGTCTCCCGACTGACGGTCGGCACGCGGGACGGCGCGGGCCTGGCGCTCGCGCTGGAGCAGCCCTGGTTCTCCCAGGTCCGCTGGTTGCGACTGAGAGGCGCGGGGGTCGACGCGGCGACGCGAGCCCTGGCGTCCGCGACGCGAGTCGGCCGGCTCCCCTCCCTGGTGCTCGTCGGCGCGGGAGATCTCTCCGTCGCCGAGCTGGCGTCGAGCCGCGCGCTGACGGCCCTGCGCTCCGTCAGCCTCTCCAGCAGTCACCTCTCGGATGCCAGCATGGGGTTGCTCGCGAAGGCCGAGCTGCCCTGGGAGCGGCTCTACCTGTCCGGCTCCGGCTTGTCGGACGAGGGCGTGGCGTTGCTCGCGAAGGCGAAGGGGCTGGGCGCGCTCCAGTGGTTGGCGCTCAACCGCAACGAGATTGGCGACGACGCGGCCGTGGCGTTGGCGAAGAGCAAGGGCCTCGCGAGCCTCGAGCGCCTGGAGCTGTCGCGCACCGAGGTGAGCGAGGAGGGCGCGCTCGCGTTCCGCTCCACCAAGGCCCTGCCGAAGCTGCGGCGGCTGGAGCTGCTGGACATCGGCTTCGACCCGGACGTGATGGCCCCGCTCGTCAAGCGGCTGGGGCAGGGGCTTCTCTTCTAG